One window of the Podospora pseudocomata strain CBS 415.72m chromosome 7, whole genome shotgun sequence genome contains the following:
- the DTR1 gene encoding Dityrosine transporter 1 (COG:S; EggNog:ENOG503NVV1), whose amino-acid sequence MMTFAFGPLFWSTFADWKGRRPLYLISLAIYILANVLLAVVPANYGALVFLRVMQAFGSASVVSMGAGTVADITEPKKRAFAMSIFLMGPQCGPVLGPVLGGALAEGNWRWIFGFLAISSGILWLVILSSLPETLHARVGGGRIYTERPIFFWPPSMSSPLAPSWERGPPLPIPTLKGYWNLFIYPPIGIVSFNTAMLYSTYFAIAVQLPTELSQRYKWGPSGIGAGFLAAGIAMIVGSLLGGRASDWRRARAAEQLPEDTKIDPEFRLVDQIWGVLICVLGTLLYGWMVDGSKHPAAVLFATFLTGFGMNWVFVTTTAFLTECVAQQAAGAFALGNLLRNPGAAIVSVITPTLVAKMGSGWCFTGLAVLDLLLVGTSVIVLRLKCPGWRADRVSKMQLAGKKAGGPAAVP is encoded by the exons ATGATGACTTTTGCGTTCGGT CCGCTATTCTGGTCCACTTTTGCAGATTGGAAGGGTCGCCGTCCATTGTACTTGATAAGCCTTGCCATTTACATCTTGGCGAACGTGCTTCTTGCTGTAGTACCAGCAAACTACGGAGCACTGGTGTTTTTGAGGGTCATGCAGGCGTTTGGCAGTGCTAGTGTTGTTAGCATGGGGGCAGGGACAGTTGCCGAC ATCACGGAGCCGAAGAAGCGAGCATTCGCAATGAGCATTTTTCTCATGGGCCCTCAATGCGGTCCTGTCCTGGGTCCCGTGTTGGGTGGTGCATTGGCAGAGGGGAACTGGAGATGGATTTTCGGATTTCTTG CGATTTCTAGCGGCATACTTTGGCTTGTgattctctcttctctccctGAGACTCTTCACGCCCGCGTGGGCGGAGGCCGTATCTACACAGAACGGCCCATTTTCTTTTGGCCCCCTTCCATGTCTTCACCTCTCGCGCCGAGCTGGGAAAGGGGTCCTCCACTGcccatcccaaccctcaaAGGGTACTGGAACCTGTTCATTTACCCTCCCATCGGCATCGTCAGCTTCAACACTGCTATGCTTTACTCTACCTACTTCGCCATTGCCGTACAACTTCCGACCGAGCTGAGTCAGCGATACAAATGGGGCCCATCGGGAATCGGCGCTGGCTTTCTGGCGGCAGGAATTGCTATGATTGTGGGAAGTCTGCTTGGTGGTAGAGCCTCGGACtggagaagggcgagggcAGCAGAGCAACTGCCAGAGGACACCAAGATTGATCCAGAGTTTAGACTTGTGGACCAGATCTGGGGCGTGTTGATTTGTGTGTTGGGGACTCTGCTAtatggatggatggtggatggtAGCAAACATCCAGCAGCAGTTTTGTTTGCCACATTTTTGA CCGGATTTGGGATGAATTGGGTCTTTGTCACCACTACAGCATTCTTGACCGAATGTGTTGCTCAACAGGCGGCAGGAGCGTTTGCGCTGGGAAACTTGCTGAGAAACCCCGGGGCTGCCATTGTGTCGGTGATAACACCAACACTGGTGGCCAAGATGGGGAGTGGATGGTGCTTTACGGGGCTGGCGGTCTTGGATCTGCTCCTGGTTGGAACTTCGGTTATTG TTCTCAGACTAAAATGCCCTGGCTGGCGTGCGGATAGGGTGTCCAAGATGCAGCTGGCTGGCAAGAAAGCCGGAGGTCCGGCGGCTGTTCCTTAA